The Xenorhabdus doucetiae genome has a window encoding:
- the ilvN gene encoding acetolactate synthase small subunit — MRRILSVLLENESGALSRVVGLFSQRGYNIESLTVAPTEDPTLSRMTIQTKGDAKVLEQIEKQLHKLVDVLRVNDLTAGPHVEREIMLVKLQASGYGREEIKRSTDIFRGQIVDVTSTLYTVQLVGTSEKLDAFLDSVRDVAEIVEVARSGIVGVSRGDKIMR, encoded by the coding sequence ATGCGCCGGATTTTGTCTGTATTACTTGAAAACGAATCGGGAGCATTATCCCGCGTGGTGGGTTTATTCTCTCAGCGAGGTTATAACATCGAAAGTTTGACTGTTGCTCCCACTGAAGATCCCACATTGTCACGCATGACCATTCAAACCAAAGGTGATGCCAAGGTATTAGAGCAAATTGAAAAGCAATTACATAAGTTAGTGGATGTGTTGCGGGTCAATGACTTAACGGCAGGGCCTCATGTTGAGCGTGAAATCATGTTGGTTAAATTACAAGCCAGCGGATATGGCCGGGAAGAAATTAAGCGTAGCACAGATATTTTTCGTGGGCAGATCGTGGATGTGACTTCAACACTCTATACGGTTCAATTAGTGGGGACGAGCGAAAAACTGGATGCTTTTCTGGATTCCGTCCGGGATGTGGCGGAGATTGTGGAAGTCGCGCGATCAGGCATCGTGGGTGTCTCCCGCGGAGATAAAATTATGCGATGA
- a CDS encoding peptidoglycan glycosyltransferase FtsI yields the protein MKAARSLKLKKQEDKASFVSWRFALLCGGIGFALIGLLIRVAYLQIINPDRLVKEGDSRSLRVQAIPTARGMINDRNNRPLAVSVPVNAVWADPKEVFEKGGITDDTRWQALADALSIPLEQLTSKISDYPKGRFVYLARQVNTSIGDYAEKLKLPGIYLRQESRRYYPAGQVTAHIIGVTNIDGAGIEGVEKSFDNWLTGKPGSRTVRKDRTGRVIEDISSTDSRAAHDLTLSIDERLQTLVYRELTKAVVLNKAESGSAVLVDVNTGEVLAMANSPSYNPNNLAGTPKDAMRNRAITDIFEPGSTVKPLVVMSALNSGIVKENTVLDTRPYRLTYGSRGHEIKDVAPRPELTITGILQKSSNVGVSKLALAMPASELVDVYSRFGMGKPTNLGLVGESSGTFPTNKQRWSDLDRATFSFGYGLMVTPLQLARVYATIGSLGIYRPLSITKVDPPVPGTRVFPEAIMRTVVHMMESVALPGGGGVRAAIKDYRIAIKTGTAKKVGPDGKYVKRYISYTAGVAPASHPRFSLVVIVDDPQAGKYYGGAVSAPVFGAIMSGVLRTMNVEPDALPVGNKNEFVINN from the coding sequence ATGAAAGCTGCACGCTCTTTAAAGTTGAAAAAGCAAGAAGATAAAGCAAGTTTTGTAAGCTGGCGTTTTGCCTTGCTGTGTGGGGGCATTGGCTTTGCTTTAATCGGGCTTTTGATTCGTGTTGCCTATTTGCAGATCATCAATCCTGATCGTTTGGTCAAAGAGGGTGATTCGCGTTCCCTGCGTGTCCAAGCTATTCCGACAGCCCGTGGCATGATTAATGATCGCAATAATCGTCCATTAGCCGTGAGTGTCCCGGTTAATGCAGTCTGGGCAGATCCCAAAGAAGTGTTTGAAAAAGGGGGGATCACAGATGACACTCGCTGGCAGGCTTTGGCCGATGCACTTTCCATTCCGCTTGAGCAATTAACCAGTAAAATCAGCGATTACCCCAAGGGGCGTTTTGTTTATCTTGCCCGTCAAGTCAATACCTCCATCGGCGATTATGCCGAGAAATTGAAGTTACCCGGTATCTATTTACGTCAAGAATCCCGCCGCTATTATCCGGCCGGGCAGGTGACAGCACATATTATTGGGGTGACTAACATTGATGGTGCAGGTATTGAGGGCGTTGAGAAGAGCTTTGATAACTGGCTGACAGGTAAGCCGGGAAGCCGAACGGTTCGTAAAGATCGCACAGGGCGTGTGATTGAAGATATTTCATCTACAGATAGCAGGGCTGCTCACGATTTGACTCTCAGTATAGATGAGCGCCTTCAAACTTTGGTGTATCGCGAATTGACGAAAGCTGTCGTGCTGAACAAGGCTGAATCAGGCTCAGCGGTATTGGTTGATGTTAATACCGGCGAAGTGTTAGCGATGGCAAACAGCCCATCTTATAATCCGAATAATTTGGCCGGCACACCAAAAGATGCAATGCGTAACCGCGCCATCACCGATATTTTTGAACCTGGCTCCACAGTGAAACCGCTTGTGGTGATGAGTGCACTGAATAGTGGCATCGTCAAAGAAAATACGGTGTTGGATACCCGACCATACCGATTAACCTATGGTTCGCGAGGGCATGAAATTAAAGATGTTGCTCCGCGCCCTGAATTAACTATCACCGGAATATTACAGAAATCGAGTAACGTTGGTGTCTCTAAGCTGGCGTTAGCGATGCCTGCCTCAGAGCTGGTAGATGTTTATTCACGCTTTGGGATGGGAAAACCGACCAATCTGGGGCTGGTCGGAGAAAGTAGTGGCACATTTCCAACCAATAAGCAGCGGTGGTCAGATCTTGATAGGGCCACCTTTTCTTTCGGCTACGGGCTGATGGTAACACCGTTACAGTTAGCGCGAGTCTATGCAACGATAGGTAGTCTGGGCATTTATCGCCCACTGTCAATTACCAAAGTCGATCCTCCCGTACCGGGCACCCGAGTATTTCCTGAAGCGATAATGCGAACCGTGGTGCACATGATGGAGAGTGTGGCATTACCGGGAGGAGGGGGTGTACGGGCTGCGATAAAAGATTATCGCATTGCTATCAAAACCGGGACGGCAAAAAAAGTCGGGCCGGATGGCAAATACGTCAAGAGGTATATTTCTTATACCGCAGGGGTTGCACCTGCGAGTCACCCACGGTTTTCACTGGTTGTGATCGTTGATGATCCACAAGCAGGTAAATATTACGGCGGTGCAGTTTCGGCGCCTGTCTTCGGTGCAATCATGAGTGGGGTTCTGCGTACCATGAATGTTGAACCCGATGCACTGCCTGTCGGTAATAAAAACGAATTTGTGATTAATAACTAA
- a CDS encoding AMP-dependent synthetase/ligase — translation MTTDSLHAYHLVNRFQQQFHEHPEKIAFRQWSPSEQLEMNWRQVGCTTQSVAKALLSLGVEVQGKVGIFAQNCMTWSLADLAILQLRAVTVPLYATNTRDQAAFILNDAEAQVLFVGGQEQYDIALALIELCPKLAHLIVMDESVDLRGCPQAEYLSAFIDNDYLQYQAEFDNRIAGQDLNDLFTLIYTSGTTGEPKGVMLDYRNIASQLYLHDQRLTLTNHDVSLCFLPLSHIFERAWSYYVMHTGALNVYLTDTNLVREAMSDVRPTVMCSVPRFYEKVHSAILEKVSRAPFWRRMIFHWALKQGESRWLRQQKNKKGCPFTRGSDQLADKLVLNKLRHLLGGRVRFLPVAGARLDDAITRFFLSIGLNIKYGYGMTETCATVSCWEEKNYLLGSIGTPLPGVNVRISAEGEIQVRGPIVMKGYFNRPEETVHAFTEDGWLRTGDAGGLDDDGNLFITERLKDLMKTSTGKYIAPQMIEGMLGQDRFIEHVAVIADARQFVSALIVPSYEALEEYAKSINLHYFDRLELLRHHQVIALFERRLNEIQKNIVIFHQVKRFILLPEAFSMEKGELTPTLKLRRKVISQHYQNEIESMYRD, via the coding sequence GTGACAACAGATTCTCTGCACGCCTATCACTTGGTTAATCGATTTCAACAGCAATTCCATGAGCATCCAGAAAAAATCGCATTTCGGCAATGGTCACCATCAGAACAGCTTGAAATGAACTGGCGACAGGTTGGATGCACAACGCAATCCGTGGCAAAAGCATTACTGTCATTGGGCGTTGAGGTGCAGGGAAAAGTGGGCATTTTTGCGCAGAATTGTATGACGTGGTCATTGGCTGATTTAGCGATTCTTCAGCTTCGGGCGGTGACGGTGCCGCTATATGCGACGAATACCCGTGATCAGGCGGCATTTATTCTCAATGATGCAGAAGCACAGGTGTTATTTGTCGGTGGGCAGGAGCAATATGATATTGCATTAGCGCTGATTGAATTGTGTCCCAAACTTGCTCATCTGATTGTGATGGATGAATCTGTGGATTTGCGAGGATGTCCGCAGGCAGAGTATTTATCCGCCTTTATTGACAATGACTATTTGCAATATCAGGCCGAATTTGATAACCGTATTGCGGGTCAGGATTTAAATGACCTCTTCACATTGATCTATACTTCAGGAACAACCGGAGAGCCAAAAGGCGTGATGTTGGATTACCGCAATATCGCTTCACAGCTTTATCTGCATGACCAGAGATTAACCTTGACCAACCACGATGTCTCGCTCTGTTTTCTGCCCCTGTCTCATATCTTTGAACGGGCGTGGAGCTACTATGTCATGCACACGGGTGCCCTGAATGTCTACTTAACTGACACCAATCTTGTGCGTGAAGCGATGTCTGATGTGCGTCCGACCGTGATGTGTTCTGTTCCCCGCTTTTATGAAAAAGTGCATAGTGCGATTTTAGAAAAAGTTTCCCGTGCACCTTTTTGGCGCAGGATGATTTTTCATTGGGCGCTGAAACAGGGGGAAAGCCGCTGGCTGCGTCAGCAGAAGAATAAAAAAGGGTGTCCGTTCACGCGCGGTAGTGATCAATTGGCTGACAAATTGGTGCTCAACAAGCTGCGCCATCTTTTGGGAGGGCGAGTGCGGTTCTTGCCAGTGGCGGGAGCACGCCTTGATGATGCCATTACCCGTTTTTTCCTGTCCATCGGCCTGAATATCAAATATGGCTACGGTATGACAGAAACGTGTGCCACGGTCTCTTGCTGGGAAGAAAAAAATTACCTGTTGGGTTCCATTGGCACGCCATTGCCGGGGGTTAATGTTCGCATCAGCGCGGAAGGGGAGATTCAGGTGCGTGGCCCGATTGTCATGAAAGGTTACTTCAACCGCCCAGAAGAAACGGTCCACGCTTTTACCGAGGATGGTTGGTTACGGACAGGCGATGCCGGCGGATTGGATGATGACGGTAATCTGTTTATCACTGAACGCCTGAAAGATTTGATGAAAACGTCAACCGGCAAATATATCGCACCACAAATGATTGAAGGGATGTTAGGGCAGGATCGTTTTATTGAACATGTTGCCGTCATTGCCGATGCCCGCCAATTTGTTTCTGCACTGATTGTTCCCAGCTATGAAGCACTGGAGGAATATGCGAAATCGATTAATCTTCATTATTTTGATCGTCTTGAGCTGCTGCGCCATCATCAGGTTATCGCGCTATTTGAACGGCGATTAAACGAAATACAGAAAAATATTGTTATATTCCATCAGGTCAAACGATTTATTCTGCTACCGGAAGCCTTCTCAATGGAAAAAGGCGAACTAACGCCAACATTGAAATTACGCCGCAAAGTTATTTCTCAGCATTATCAGAACGAAATTGAATCCATGTATCGGGATTGA
- the rsmH gene encoding 16S rRNA (cytosine(1402)-N(4))-methyltransferase RsmH has product MAKSHFEHTSVLLDEAVNGLNIQEDGIYIDGTFGRGGHSRLILSKLGPNGRLLAIDRDPQAIEASKAITDTRFSITHGPFSELATYIEDAGLVGKINGVLLDLGVSSPQLDDPERGFSFMRDGPLDMRMDPTRGQSAAEWLMKAEADDIAWVLKTFGEERFAKRIARAIVARNQEQPITRTRELAELIAQASPVKEKHKHPATRSFQAIRIYINSELEEIERALEGALRVLVPQGRLSVISFHSLEDRIVKRFIRQHSQGPQVPVGLPLTEAQLKTLGGRSLKSIGKMKPSEGEVATNPRARSSVLRFAEKAGE; this is encoded by the coding sequence ATGGCAAAGAGTCATTTTGAGCATACCAGTGTATTACTGGATGAAGCTGTCAATGGACTGAATATTCAAGAAGATGGAATTTATATCGATGGGACATTTGGGCGAGGGGGACATTCCCGCCTGATTTTGTCGAAATTAGGGCCTAATGGGCGTTTGCTGGCGATCGATCGTGACCCACAAGCCATTGAAGCGTCAAAGGCCATTACTGACACGCGTTTTTCTATTACGCATGGGCCATTTTCTGAATTGGCAACTTATATAGAAGACGCGGGTCTGGTTGGAAAAATTAATGGCGTATTGCTGGACTTAGGGGTTTCTTCCCCACAACTGGATGATCCTGAACGTGGTTTTTCATTTATGCGTGATGGACCATTGGATATGCGTATGGACCCTACCCGTGGGCAATCTGCCGCAGAGTGGTTGATGAAAGCGGAAGCAGATGACATCGCATGGGTGCTGAAAACGTTTGGTGAAGAACGTTTTGCCAAGCGTATTGCCAGAGCCATTGTGGCCCGCAATCAGGAACAACCCATTACGCGTACCCGAGAACTGGCAGAGTTAATTGCTCAGGCAAGCCCAGTTAAGGAAAAGCATAAACATCCGGCAACGCGCAGCTTTCAGGCTATCAGGATTTACATTAACAGTGAACTGGAAGAGATAGAACGCGCATTAGAGGGTGCACTGCGCGTTCTGGTACCACAGGGGCGATTATCTGTCATCAGCTTCCACTCGTTGGAAGATCGCATAGTGAAACGCTTTATCCGACAACACAGTCAGGGGCCACAGGTTCCAGTCGGTTTGCCTCTCACGGAAGCGCAGTTAAAAACGCTGGGGGGAAGAAGTCTGAAATCCATTGGCAAAATGAAACCCTCAGAGGGTGAAGTCGCCACAAACCCAAGAGCGCGGAGCTCGGTTTTGCGGTTTGCTGAAAAGGCGGGTGAATAA
- the ftsL gene encoding cell division protein FtsL, producing MMAGERHGLVGVIGRDLIRNAKLPLILLVAIVVSAISVVTVTHQTRLLTAEKERQVIQLDAQDIEWRNLLLEENALGDHSRVERIATEKLQMQHVDPGKENIVITQ from the coding sequence ATAATGGCTGGTGAACGTCATGGGTTAGTTGGGGTGATTGGCCGGGATTTAATTCGCAATGCCAAACTCCCACTAATTTTACTGGTGGCAATTGTTGTTTCAGCCATCAGTGTTGTGACGGTCACACATCAAACCCGCTTATTGACTGCGGAAAAGGAGCGTCAAGTGATCCAGCTTGATGCTCAGGATATTGAGTGGCGTAACCTGCTCCTTGAAGAGAATGCTCTGGGTGATCACAGCCGGGTTGAACGGATTGCAACTGAAAAATTGCAGATGCAACACGTTGATCCAGGTAAAGAAAATATTGTGATAACGCAATGA
- the murE gene encoding UDP-N-acetylmuramoyl-L-alanyl-D-glutamate--2,6-diaminopimelate ligase gives MADRNLRDLLAPWGVNTPELALREMTLDSRKAAAGDLFVAVQGHQTDGRKYIPQAIAQGVAAVIAEAKGKADNGTVQKMHGVPVIYLDDLNSKLSTLAGEFYQHPGNKLKLVGVTGTNGKTTTTQLLAQWSQGLGETSAVMGTVGNGLLGMIAPSENTTGSAVDIQLDLQQLTRQNATFSAMEVSSHGLVQGRVAALPFQAAVFTNLSRDHLDYHGDMQNYQEAKWQLFSRHNVKHKIINADDAVGQQWLSRLPDAVAVSMENNVPENWQGRWLSASEVHYHDKGAAIAFTSSWGNGTLNSPLMGAFNVSNLLLTLATLLSLEYPLEKLLATAACLEPVCGRMEVFSAAGRPTVVVDYAHTPDALEKALSAARLHCKGQLWCVFGCGGDRDKGKRPLMGGVAEQGADRVIVTDDNPRSEEPQAIVADILQGFIDPGRAVAIHGRAEAVTSAIMQAREEDVVLVAGKGHEDYQLVGHRRLDYSDRLTVACLLGVVA, from the coding sequence GTGGCAGATCGTAATTTACGCGATTTATTGGCTCCCTGGGGTGTTAATACACCGGAGCTTGCGCTGCGCGAAATGACATTGGACAGCCGTAAGGCGGCTGCCGGAGATCTGTTTGTTGCGGTTCAAGGGCACCAGACGGACGGTCGAAAATATATTCCTCAAGCCATCGCTCAAGGTGTCGCTGCGGTGATTGCAGAAGCGAAGGGAAAAGCGGATAACGGCACGGTGCAGAAAATGCACGGTGTGCCTGTTATCTATCTGGACGACTTAAATAGTAAATTATCAACACTGGCTGGCGAGTTTTACCAGCATCCCGGCAATAAATTGAAGTTGGTTGGGGTGACCGGCACCAACGGGAAAACCACCACCACACAATTGTTGGCGCAATGGAGCCAAGGGCTTGGTGAAACCAGTGCCGTGATGGGAACGGTGGGAAATGGTTTATTAGGCATGATCGCTCCCAGCGAAAACACCACGGGTTCTGCGGTTGATATTCAGCTTGATTTACAGCAACTGACTCGTCAAAACGCCACATTTTCCGCGATGGAAGTCTCTTCGCATGGTCTGGTTCAGGGCAGAGTGGCAGCCTTGCCGTTTCAAGCCGCGGTTTTTACCAATCTAAGCCGTGATCACCTTGATTATCATGGTGATATGCAAAATTACCAAGAGGCTAAATGGCAACTGTTCAGCCGCCATAATGTCAAGCATAAAATCATTAATGCGGATGATGCTGTCGGGCAGCAGTGGTTGTCCCGCCTGCCGGACGCGGTTGCGGTTTCAATGGAAAATAACGTGCCAGAAAATTGGCAGGGGCGTTGGTTATCGGCCAGTGAGGTTCATTATCACGACAAAGGCGCTGCCATTGCATTTACCTCCAGTTGGGGGAATGGAACGCTTAATAGCCCGCTGATGGGCGCGTTCAATGTCAGTAACTTATTACTGACGCTGGCCACTTTGTTATCGCTGGAATATCCGCTGGAAAAACTGTTGGCGACGGCTGCTTGTCTGGAGCCTGTTTGTGGGCGGATGGAAGTCTTTTCCGCGGCTGGCCGCCCGACGGTGGTGGTGGATTATGCCCATACCCCGGATGCCCTGGAAAAAGCCCTGTCTGCCGCTCGCCTGCACTGCAAGGGGCAACTCTGGTGCGTATTTGGCTGCGGGGGGGATCGTGATAAAGGCAAACGTCCATTGATGGGCGGTGTGGCGGAGCAGGGCGCTGATCGTGTGATTGTGACTGATGATAATCCCCGCAGTGAAGAGCCTCAGGCCATTGTGGCGGATATCCTGCAAGGGTTCATCGATCCGGGGCGGGCGGTGGCGATCCATGGTCGCGCAGAAGCGGTCACCAGCGCCATTATGCAGGCAAGGGAAGAAGATGTTGTGCTTGTGGCCGGCAAAGGCCATGAAGATTACCAACTGGTTGGCCATCGTCGGCTGGACTATTCCGATCGTCTGACCGTGGCGTGCTTGCTGGGGGTGGTAGCATGA
- the ilvI gene encoding acetolactate synthase 3 large subunit produces the protein MEMLSGAEMVVRSLIDQGVEHVFGYPGGAVLDIYDALHTVGGVEHILVRHEQGAVHMADGYARCTGKVGVVLVTSGPGATNAITGIATAYMDSIPLVVLSGQVASSLIGNDAFQECDMVGISRPIVKHSFLVKKAEDIPNTIKKAFYLAASGRPGPVVIDFPKDTVNPALKFPYVYPEKMTMRSYNPTVQGHKGQIKRALKTLMGAKKPVIYVGGGAINSACTAELLKLAEQLHIPVVSSLMGLGAFPATHRQSLGMLGMHGTFEANKAMHNSDVIFAVGVRFDDRTTNNLEKYCPEATVLHIDVDPTSISKTVTADIPIVGDAKQVLGQMLELLDSTQDTQDPDALKDWWLSVEQWRSRKCLDYDHTTAKIKPQAVIETLYRLTKGEAYLASDVGQHQMFAALHYPFDKPRHWINSGGLGTMGFGLPAALGVKLAKPEATVVCVTGDGSIQMNIQELSTALQYGLPVLVLNLNNRFLGMVKQWQDMIYAGRHSQSYMESLPDFVKLAESYGHIGISIQTYDELEAKLAQALHEVTENQRLVFVDVTVDETEHVYPMQIRGGAMDEMWLSKTERT, from the coding sequence ATGGAGATGTTGTCAGGAGCCGAAATGGTTGTCAGATCGCTAATCGATCAGGGCGTTGAACATGTGTTCGGTTATCCGGGCGGGGCGGTGTTGGATATCTATGATGCCCTGCATACGGTGGGAGGCGTCGAACATATTTTGGTGCGTCATGAACAGGGTGCGGTTCATATGGCGGATGGATATGCGCGTTGTACAGGAAAAGTCGGGGTGGTTTTAGTCACTTCCGGGCCAGGAGCCACGAATGCCATCACGGGAATTGCAACGGCATACATGGATTCCATTCCGTTGGTCGTATTATCGGGTCAGGTTGCCAGTTCCCTGATAGGCAATGATGCTTTTCAGGAGTGCGATATGGTGGGCATATCCCGCCCCATTGTGAAGCACAGTTTTCTGGTGAAAAAAGCCGAAGATATCCCCAATACCATTAAAAAAGCGTTTTACCTGGCGGCAAGTGGCCGGCCAGGGCCTGTCGTTATCGATTTTCCCAAAGATACGGTCAATCCGGCATTGAAATTCCCGTATGTGTACCCTGAAAAAATGACCATGCGTTCTTACAATCCTACCGTTCAGGGACATAAGGGACAAATTAAGCGCGCATTAAAGACCCTGATGGGCGCGAAAAAGCCCGTGATTTATGTCGGGGGTGGCGCCATCAATTCAGCATGTACAGCCGAGTTATTGAAGCTGGCTGAACAGTTACATATTCCGGTCGTCAGTTCGTTGATGGGATTGGGCGCATTTCCGGCAACCCATCGCCAAAGCCTGGGAATGCTAGGGATGCACGGTACTTTCGAAGCGAATAAAGCCATGCACAACTCCGATGTCATTTTTGCCGTCGGTGTGCGTTTTGACGATCGAACCACTAATAATCTGGAAAAATATTGCCCGGAAGCGACTGTACTCCATATTGATGTCGATCCCACTTCGATTTCGAAAACGGTAACGGCAGATATCCCGATTGTTGGCGATGCCAAACAGGTACTTGGTCAAATGCTGGAATTATTGGATTCCACGCAAGATACCCAAGATCCTGATGCCCTGAAAGATTGGTGGCTTTCTGTTGAACAGTGGCGCAGCCGCAAGTGCCTTGATTACGATCACACGACCGCGAAGATCAAGCCACAGGCGGTTATCGAAACCCTTTATCGTCTCACCAAGGGAGAGGCCTATCTTGCGTCAGATGTGGGTCAGCATCAGATGTTTGCCGCGCTGCATTATCCGTTTGATAAACCGAGGCATTGGATCAATTCCGGTGGCTTAGGGACGATGGGATTTGGTTTGCCTGCCGCGCTTGGCGTGAAGCTGGCAAAACCCGAAGCCACGGTAGTATGCGTGACAGGGGATGGCAGTATCCAGATGAATATTCAGGAATTATCCACTGCCTTGCAATATGGCTTGCCTGTTCTGGTATTGAATCTGAACAACCGTTTCTTAGGGATGGTGAAACAGTGGCAGGATATGATATACGCGGGTCGTCATTCTCAATCCTACATGGAATCCCTGCCTGATTTCGTCAAATTGGCAGAGTCTTATGGTCATATTGGTATCTCCATCCAAACTTATGATGAATTGGAGGCGAAATTGGCTCAGGCACTGCATGAAGTGACTGAAAATCAACGTTTGGTTTTCGTCGATGTTACCGTTGATGAAACAGAACATGTTTATCCAATGCAGATCCGTGGTGGGGCAATGGATGAAATGTGGTTAAGCAAAACAGAGAGGACCTGA
- the cra gene encoding catabolite repressor/activator, translated as MKLDEIARLAGVSRTTASYVINGKAKQYRVSDKTVEKVMAVVREHNYHPNAVAAGLRAGKTRSIGLVIPDLENTSYTRIANYLERQARQRGYQLLIACSEDQPDNEMRCVEHLLQRQVDAIIVSTALPPEHPFYQRWANRSLPIIALDRALNSEHFISVVGDDLEDAKMLAQELRQFPAESVLYLGALPELSVSFLREQGFRAAWEHDPREVNYLYANSYEREAAAEVFASWLEMNPVPQALYTTSFALLQGVMDTLLKRSGRLPSQLVIATFGDHELLDFLECPVLSVAQRHRDVAERALELVLASLDEKQRPSPGITKMRRHLCRRGKLSRKA; from the coding sequence GTGAAACTGGATGAGATCGCCCGCTTAGCAGGTGTTTCACGTACTACGGCCAGTTATGTTATCAATGGTAAAGCCAAGCAATATCGGGTCAGCGATAAAACAGTAGAAAAAGTGATGGCAGTGGTTAGAGAACATAATTACCATCCTAACGCTGTTGCCGCTGGCTTGCGGGCGGGGAAAACCCGTTCAATTGGCTTAGTCATACCCGATTTGGAAAATACCAGCTACACACGTATTGCCAATTACCTTGAACGTCAGGCTCGGCAGCGTGGCTACCAGTTATTGATCGCCTGCTCTGAAGATCAGCCTGATAACGAAATGCGCTGTGTTGAACACCTTTTGCAACGTCAGGTTGACGCTATTATTGTTTCCACCGCCTTGCCGCCTGAACACCCGTTCTACCAGCGTTGGGCAAATCGTTCATTACCCATTATCGCACTTGACCGTGCTCTGAATAGCGAACACTTTATCAGTGTGGTTGGGGATGATCTCGAAGATGCGAAGATGTTGGCACAGGAGCTGCGTCAATTCCCGGCGGAATCTGTCCTTTATTTGGGCGCATTGCCTGAATTATCGGTCAGTTTCTTGCGTGAACAGGGCTTCCGTGCAGCGTGGGAACATGATCCACGGGAAGTCAACTATCTTTATGCCAATAGCTATGAGCGTGAAGCTGCGGCTGAAGTATTTGCATCATGGTTGGAGATGAACCCTGTTCCTCAGGCTCTGTATACCACTTCATTCGCGTTACTTCAGGGCGTTATGGATACGCTTCTCAAGCGCAGTGGCCGCTTACCCAGTCAACTGGTTATTGCCACATTTGGCGATCATGAGTTGTTGGATTTCCTTGAATGTCCGGTATTGTCTGTAGCGCAACGCCATCGTGATGTTGCTGAACGAGCCCTTGAGCTGGTATTGGCCAGTTTGGATGAGAAACAGCGCCCATCTCCTGGAATAACCAAAATGCGTCGTCATCTATGTCGTCGCGGCAAGTTGAGTCGAAAAGCTTAA
- the mraZ gene encoding division/cell wall cluster transcriptional repressor MraZ: protein MFRGATLVNLDSKGRLTVPARYREMLNEESTGQMVCTIDLHQPCLLLYTLPEWEIIEEKLSRLSSMNPAERRVQRLLLGHASECQMDNAGRLLLASTLRQHAGLTKEVMLVGQFNKFELWDEQVWYQQVQHDIAAEQSTQEPLSARLQDLSL, encoded by the coding sequence ATGTTTCGTGGAGCAACACTGGTTAATCTCGATAGTAAAGGGCGGCTCACTGTACCAGCCCGATATAGAGAAATGCTGAATGAAGAGTCAACAGGCCAAATGGTTTGTACTATTGATCTTCATCAGCCGTGTTTGTTGCTTTATACATTACCCGAATGGGAAATCATCGAAGAAAAATTATCTCGCTTATCCAGCATGAATCCAGCCGAACGTCGCGTTCAACGTTTGTTATTGGGACACGCCAGTGAATGTCAAATGGACAATGCAGGACGTCTTTTATTAGCCAGCACACTGCGTCAGCACGCAGGGCTAACAAAAGAGGTCATGCTGGTTGGGCAATTTAATAAATTTGAATTGTGGGATGAGCAGGTTTGGTATCAACAGGTACAGCATGATATTGCGGCTGAGCAATCCACACAAGAACCTCTATCAGCAAGGCTACAGGACTTATCATTATAA